A window of Hevea brasiliensis isolate MT/VB/25A 57/8 chromosome 14, ASM3005281v1, whole genome shotgun sequence contains these coding sequences:
- the LOC110667827 gene encoding agamous-like MADS-box protein AGL19: MDLSQENPPQGIKKRGRKAKKVPLVDGKEPRKANFIKKIINGDKPTQAKSFDKRKPTLMKKAFELQTLCGVEVCVVCFSPDGKVDVWPEEPIRVRDLILKYKGFGKNEKKESNCLDFLESMRMKLENKKKKMIKEKIDRLISGLSKQLDSLSGDSLMDSVNELEAKIKSFKEKIELLRTEEEKGKAIQADKQLIINTQSSLLDSTSDFIDQDFYQKWQWNGFTNSDTITPNYGSCSDFPDPDLFIQENFDLLSGIFSTENPVNHLEASDNNIILNNDIPFGFPQENSSPDNAQEKFGMVKGQNYSSSSNYNGFLSEALPISVWAPQPL; the protein is encoded by the coding sequence ATGGATCTTTCACAGGAAAACCCACCGCAGGGAATCAAGAAAAGGGGAAGGAAGGCCAAGAAAGTGCCCCTAGTCGATGGCAAAGAGCCTCGGAAAGCCAACTTCATCAAGAAAATCATTAATGGTGATAAACCAACTCAGGCTAAAAGTTTTGACAAGCGAAAGCCAACTCTGATGAAGAAGGCTTTTGAGCTCCAGACACTGTGTGGCGTTGAAGTTTGTGTTGTCTGTTTCAGTCCTGATGGGAAGGTTGATGTTTGGCCTGAGGAGCCAATTCGTGTTAGAGATTTAATCCTTAAATATAAAGGATTTGGCAAGAATGAGAAAAAAGAATCGAACTGTTTGGATTTCTTGGAATCCATGAGGATGAAGCttgaaaacaagaaaaaaaagaTGATTAAAGAGAAGATTGATAGGCTGATTTCAGGTTTGTCCAAGCAGCTTGATTCGCTTTCGGGAGATTCTTTGATGGATTCAGTGAATGAACTAGAGGCTAAGATCAAGAGTTTCAAGGAGAAAATAGAGTTGCTAAGaacagaagaagagaagggaaaaGCAATTCAGGCTGATAAACAACTGATCATTAATACTCAAAGCTCTCTTCTGGACTCAACTTCTGACTTTATTGATCAGGATTTTTATCAGAAATGGCAGTGGAATGGTTTCACAAATTCAGACACTATTACTCCTAATTACGGAAGCTGCAGTGATTTTCCTGATCCGGATTTGTTTATCCAAGAAAACTTTGATCTGCTGTCAGGAATTTTCAGTACTGAAAATCCTGTGAATCATCTTGAAGCATCTGACAACAATATTATACTTAACAATGATATTCCTTTTGGATTTCCGCAGGAAAATTCAAGCCCTGATAATGCACAGGAAAAGTTTGGTATGGTAAAGGGACAGAATTATAGCAGCAGCAGCAACTACAATGGTTTTCTAAGTGAAGCTTTGCCAATTTCAGTGTGGGCACCTCAGCCACTTTGA
- the LOC110667850 gene encoding uncharacterized protein LOC110667850, giving the protein MGKELEQNLPQQQSRESGNRGGRGGGSSGLFCERCSMGLSIISKEFSFRCFFALILSLSLLVSGIFWILPSRTAKLDAFDAQDAIKLRATVQAYFRLQKPVSQLVPHIGRLEYDINDEIGVPNAKVAILSMHQSGASNWTDVVFGVLSDSINAQINQVSLSVLRSSLIEVFLQESNLTLTISIFGQPSMFEILKFPGGITVIPVPYASLWQMPQILFNFTLNNSLAEILDNLTELRDQLKFGLQLRPYENVVVQITNTAGSTINPPVTVQASVVSDLGSLLPQRLKQLAQTITDSPTKNLGLNNSVFGKVKSVILSSYLKGTLHANPPTPSPAPSPELSEYAEPPISPCPTFSPSPTPASSPSDDIDSHATSPKYGPHHSLPPVNSAAPSTVIADPPHPCGHQGSPISPSSSPSHSNRSPYLRSVDPQSQLAPGLSPVPQVSYGSMPRKGSVSQVLAPSPSAPSPSSVAVSPFYKEIWWLGFSGLLIFHLLCCSH; this is encoded by the exons ATGGGGAAAGAATTGGAGCAAAATCTGCCGCAACAGCAGAGTCGTGAGAGTGGAAATAGAGGAGGAAGAGGGGGAGGTTCTTCGGgtcttttctgtgagagatgttCGATGGGATTATCAATAATCTCTAAGGAATTCAGTTTTAGATGTTTTTTCGCTTTAATTCTCAGTTTGTCTCTTTTGGTCTCTGGCATCTTCTGGATCCTCCCTTCCCGTACAGCTAAATTAGATGCTTTTGATGCCCAAGATGCAATTAAGCTTCGCG CCACAGTACAAGCATACTTTAGACTGCAAAAGCCAGTTTCACAGCTTGTTCCACACATTGGAAGATTAGAATATGATATTAATGATGAAATAGGTGTGCCAAATGCAAAG GTGGCTATCCTATCCATGCATCAATCAGGTGCATCTAACTGGACTGATGTGGTGTTTGGTGTTCTTTCTGACtcaataaatgctcaaataaaTCAAGTGTCCTTGAGTGTGCTGAGGTCTTCTTTAATTGAGGTGTTCCTTCAGGAATCCAATCTGACTTTGACAATCTCAATTTTTGGGCAGCCCTCTATGTTTGAGATTTTGAAGTTTCCTGGGGGGATCACTGTAATCCCAGTGCCCTATGCTTCCCTTTGGCAGATGCCCCAGATCCTCTTTAATTTTACCCTCAATAATTCCTTAGCTGAAATACTGGATAATCTCACAGAGTTAAGGGATCAGTTGAAGTTTGGATTACAACTGAGACCATACGAG AATGTAGTTGTGCAAATAACAAACACAGCTGGCTCCACAATAAATCCACCAGTCACGGTTCAGGCTTCTGTCGTATCAGATCTAGGGAGCCTTTTGCCACAAAGATTGAAACAGTTAGCTCAAACAATCACAGATTCTCCTACAAAGAATCTTGGCCTGAATAACTCAGTTTTTGGTAAAGTAAAGAGTGTTATTTTATCATCATATTTAAAAGGTACACTTCATGCAAACCCTCCAACTCCTTCACCAGCTCCATCTCCAGAGCTCAGTGAGTATGCTGAACCTCCAATTTCCCCATGTCCTACTTTTTCCCCATCACCCACTCCAGCATCTTCTCCATCAGATGACATTGACTCACATGCAACAAGCCCAAAATATGGGCCACACCATTCTTTACCTCCTGTAAATTCTGCAGCACCTTCTACAGTAATAGCTGATCCTCCTCACCCATGTGGACACCAAGGTTCTCCAATATCTCCAAGCTCATCACCATCTCATTCTAACCGAAGTCCTTACTTACGTTCAGTGGATCCCCAATCACAGCTGGCCCCAGGTCTGTCTCCTGTACCTCAAGTATCTTATGGTTCCATGCCAAGGAAAGGTTCAGTATCTCAAGTACTTGCTCCATCTCCATCTGCGCCATCTCCGTCAT CTGTAGCAGTAAGTCCTTTCTACAAGGAGATCTGGTGGTTGGGATTTTCTGGACTCTTGATCTTCCATCTTCTTTGTTGCTCACATTGA
- the LOC110667851 gene encoding RHOMBOID-like protein 10, chloroplastic — protein sequence MVGLMGSSLSSSSPLSLWWVQLQQPGPSPFNLISTATSLRIGFLLHSSFRKLSHLCHVPRLKELWFEKASQIKGIDLLEFSNDFFSSSCSHCLFFFNGGETGKGRGIDGTSHSGTSRRNSIDGRKLTNVLLAINVLVYVAQMATQGKLLLWGAKINSLIDKGQLWRLATSSLLHANIGHLMINSYSLNSIGPTVENLSGPRRFLAIYFTSAIASSATSYWFCKAPAVGASGAIFGLVGSLAVFVIRHRGMIRGSKEDLQNIARIILLNMVIGILSRGIDNWGHLGGLLGGVATSWLVGPAWKYESLANDGGRIFVDRAPIKSLSNRKRNDRHLS from the exons ATGGTGGGATTGATGGGATCatcattatcatcttcatctcCTTTGTCACTCTGGTGGGTCCAACTCCAGCAGCCGGGACCATCACCCTTTAATCTCATCTCCACTGCCACTTCTCTCCGCATAGGCTTTCTCCTCCACTCCTCCTTTAGG AAACTTTCTCATCTCTGTCATGTGCCTAGACTGAAGGAACTATGGTTTGAAAAAGCCTCGCAAATCAAGGGAATCGATCTTCTTGAATTTTCAAATGATTTTTTTTCATCCTCATGTTCACATTGCTTATTTTTCTTCAATGGTGGAGAAACTGGAAAGGGACGTGGAATTGATGGAACGTCGCATTCTGGGACATCCAGAAGAAATTCAATTGATGGAAGGAAATTGACGAATGTTCTTCTTGCTATTAACGTCTT AGTTTATGTTGCACAAATGGCTACACAGGGAAAGCTGTTATTGTGGGGAGCTAAG ATTAATAGTCTCATCGACAAGGGACAACTTTGGAGGCTGGCCACCTCTTCCCTTTTGCATGCGAATATTGGGCACCTCATG ATTAATAGTTATTCTTTGAATTCTATTGGTCCTACCGTTGAGAACCTTAGCGGTCCAAGgagatttcttgcaatttactttaCCTCTGCAATTGCAA GTTCAGCAACGAGCTATTGGTTTTGTAAAGCACCTGCTGTGGGTGCGTCAGGAGCAATTTTTGGATTA GTTGGTTCTCTTGCTGTGTTTgtcataagacataggggcatgATCAGAGGTAGCAAGGAGGATCTACAAAACATAGCACGAATAATTTTGCTAAATATG GTTATTGGTATATTGTCCAGAGGCATTGACAACTGGGGACAT TTAGGAGGATTGCTTGGTGGAGTTGCTACATCTTGGCTTGTTGGACCTGCCTGGAAGTACGAGTCCCTGGCAAATGATGGTGGAAGAATATTTGTCGACAGGGCACCAATTAAATCTCTCTCTAACAGAAAGCGGAATGATAGGCATCTCAGTTGA
- the LOC131173446 gene encoding E3 ubiquitin-protein ligase RZF1-like produces the protein MSLNAQRPRVTVNGIRRMRTFHYLWCQTCRRTSRFSTVNSHENLCPHCYSVLNHELDISRPRLVPDLTELEPSPASRLLDSLALMLHPSIRRQYPEFDRRIRWESEGANAPWITLQFLEPPRPERLPMASPSPAQMVAPGGVASAANNGRNENFANAGYEANLFAPEMTDIDRPGPPPASASAIETLPIVKITQEHLMKDTHCPVCKDEFEVAVEVRELPCKHLYHSDCIVPWLSMHNSCPVCRHPLYDGFEDHLQQANGQSFGFEEVVNSMNWMRNQFLSLWPVRAFSDWTQRYLDFLDNRVASSRGDCKDEKILKLNRYACQFLFQFDVLIELNPTSVEFLTQQSSSGREVLYVPVFVKARPLQISEMHLELKVVTGFIHKYNSASGVTS, from the exons ATGTCCTTGAATGCCCAGCGCCCTCGTGTTACAGTCAATGGTATCCGAAGAATGAGAACATTCCATTACTTATGGTGCCAAACTTGCCGACGAACCTCAAGGTTCTCCACCGTAAACTCACATGAAAACCTCTGTCCTCATTGCTATAGTGTGTTAAATCATGAGCTTGACATATCGAGGCCTAGGCTTGTCCCTGACCTCACCGAGCTCGAACCCTCTCCGGCTTCACGGTTGTTGGACTCGTTAGCACTAATGCTTCATCCTTCAATAAGGAGGCAATATCCTGAATTTGATAGAAGAATTCGTTGGGAATCCGAAGGTGCCAATGCACCTTGGATTACACTTCAGTTTCTTGAACCTCCTCGTCCGGAAAGACTACCCATGGCTTCGCCGTCGCCGGCTCAAATGGTTGCTCCTGGCGGTGTTGCTTCTGCTGCTAATAATGGAAGAAATGAGAACTTTGCTAATGCAGGCTATGAAGCTAACTTGTTTGCTCCGGAGATGACTGATATTGACAGGCCTGGCCCTCCTCCTGCCTCAGCTTCAGCGATTGAGACACTGCCGATAGTGAAGATTACACAAGAACATTTGATGAAGGACACGCATTGTCCAGTGTGTAAGGACGAATTTGAGGTTGCTGTGGAAGTGAGGGAGCTTCCCTGCAAGCATTTGTACCATTCTGATTGTATTGTTCCTTGGTTgagcatgcacaattcttgcccAGTTTGCCGGCACCCTCTCTATGATGGTTTTGAAGATCATCTCCAGCAAGCAAATGGTCAATCTTTTGGGTTTGAAGAGGTGGTAAATAGCATGAATTGGATGAGGAACCAGTTCCTTTCTCTATGGCCTGTACGTGCATTTTCAGATTGGACTCAGAGATATCTTGATTTCTTGGATAACAGGGTTGCATCTTCCAGGGGAG ATTGCAAAGATGAAAAGATATTGAAGCTTAACAGGTATGCTTGCCAATTCCTTTTTCAGTTTGATGTCCTTATTGAGCTTAATCCAACTTCTGTTGAATTTCTCACTCAGCAG AGTTCTTCAGGGAGGGAAGTATTGTACGTTCCTGTCTTTGTAAAAGCAAGACCACTTCAGATTTCAGAAATGCATTTGGAGTTGAAGGTCGTGACAGGATTCATACATAAATACAATTCTGCAAGTGGTGTAACTTCATGA
- the LOC131173442 gene encoding receptor-like protein EIX1, producing MVTTEYSLGVAALKVQCIDSEQKALQNFKEGFHGHLDRFSSWVPEEDCCKWRGVRCENETGHVITLDLHSSDSSEAMQGQLRESLLDLPYMSYLDLSLNDFLQIQIPEFIGSLSNLKYVNLTNANFKGIIPDQLGNLSHLVSLDLSGNGYSLRVNNLNWLYHLSPLKFLDLSGVDLSNSVNWLDAINMLSSLIELNLFACKLHNLPQSLPRVNFTSLKILDLSFNSLNGTIPDWLFEIDQSLVFLYLRRNEFHGSIPEAFGNMTSLIVLDLSENNLEGPIPTTLGMISQKNQSKEFSSLRELYLYHNQLNGSLQKILPKLSRIHVLDVSWNSLEGVVTDAELLDFSNLQVLDFSGNNLTLNVSSSWAPSFQLERIGLNSCKLGPQFPQWLRTQKHFSSIDISMNGISDAVPDWFWNLSSKIRHVNLSSNVLTGTVPDLSSKIKLSTIDLSLNKLSGPLPLLSSSISKVFLAGNSFSGPIFRLCEMLKVNNSVRYLDVSNNTLSGQIPDCWTHGKNLVILNLASNNLTGKIPESIGHLLQLNSLRFDHNGLTGKIPSSLKKCTSLIVLDLGQNRLSGEIPEWIGENLLKLMILGLSSNAFKGHIPVQVCLLESLKILDLSSNYLSGEIPRCVDNFKAMAERETVRSYIYDPYTAYIEDVILTAKGRQFHFRKVLQYVKLLDLSSNGLTGEIPQGITSLIGLISLNLSRNNLMGAIPPNIGAMGYMESLDLSRNQLSCSIPTNMTDLLFLSCLDLSHNRLSGSIPSGKQFDTFDAVTYQGNHNLCGPPLAYNCSEDKSYEDPNCIDKDVGRELEAETGHGLHIPPFYMSMVLGFIVGFWGFWGPLLLKTSWRHAYFRCLGNLIDQIYVRVIVAVTRLQRKFQRQAA from the coding sequence ATGGTAACCACTGAATACAGTTTGGGCGTTGCAGCGTTGAAGGTCCAGTGCATAGATAGCGAGCAGAAAGCTCTTCAAAACTTCAAAGAAGGTTTTCACGGTCATTTGGATCGCTTCTCTTCGTGGGTACCAGAAGAAGATTGCTGCAAATGGAGAGGAGTGAGATGCGAAAATGAAACAGGCCATGTCATTACTCTTGATCTCCACAGCTCAGATTCATCTGAGGCCATGCAAGGTCAGTTGAGGGAATCTTTGCTTGACTTGCCATATATGAGTTATCTAGACTTGAGCTTGAATGATTTCCTTCAAATACAAATTCCTGAGTTCATCGGTTCTCTGTCTAACTTAAAATacgtcaacttaactaatgccaaTTTCAAGGGAATTATTCCTGATCAGCTTGGAAATCTCTCACACTTGGTCTCTCTTGATTTGAGTGGCAATGGCTATTCTTTGAGAGTAAATAACCTTAATTGGCTTTATCATCTTTCTCCCTTGAAATTTCTTGATTTGAGTGGTGTTGATCTCAGCAATTCAGTAAATTGGCTTGATGCAATTAATATGCTTTCTTCTCTCATTGAGTTGAACTTATTTGCTTGCAAGCTTCATAACCTTCCTCAATCTCTACCACGCGTGAATTTCACTTCTCTGAAAATCCTGGATCTTTCATTTAACAGTCTTAATGGCACAATACCCGATTGGCTTTTTGAAATTGACCAGAGTCTTGTTTTCCTATATCTAAGAAGAAATGAGTTTCATGGTTCCATTCCTGAAGCTTTTGGAAACATGACTTCTTTGATTGTACTCGACCTTTCAGAGAACAATCTTGAAGGTCCTATACCAACAACTTTGGGTATGATCTCTCAAAAAAATCAATCTAAAGAATTTTCGTCCTTGAGAGAGTTGTATCTTTATCACAACCAACTGAATGGGAGTTTGCAGAAAATTCTTCCAAAACTTTCACGAATACATGTCTTAGATGTTTCTTGGAATTCCTTGGAGGGTGTTGTCACTGATGCTGAATTACTGGACTTCAGCAACTTGCAAGTGCTAGACTTTTCTGGTAACAATTTGACATTGAATGTTAGCTCAAGCTGGGCTCCTTCATTTCAATTAGAGCGCATAGGTCTAAATTCTTGCAAACTGGGGCCACAATTTCCACAATGGCTCCGAACTCAAAAGCACTTTTCTTCCATTGACATCTCAATGAATGGAATTTCTGATGCTGTGCCAGACTGGTTTTGGAATCTCTCCTCAAAGATAAGACATGTGAATCTTTCTTCCAACGTCCTTACTGGAACTGTGCCGGATTTATCATCAAAAATAAAGTTGTCAACCATAGATTTGAGTTTGAATAAACTATCAGGtcctcttcctcttctctcttccAGCATCAGTAAAGTGTTTCTAGCTGGAAATTCTTTTTCTGGACCAATCTTCCGCTTATGTGAAATGTTGAAGGTAAATAATTCAGTGAGATATCTGGATGTTTCGAATAATACTTTATCAGGACAGATTCCAGACTGTTGGACTCATGGGAAAAATTTGGTGATTTTAAATTTAGCAAGCAATAATCTGACTGGAAAAATCCCCGAGTCGATCGGGCATCTGTTACAGCTCAATTCTTTGAGATTTGATCATAATGGTCTAACTGGGAAGATTCCTTCATCCTTGAAGAAGTGCACTAGTTTGATTGTTCTAGATCTTGGGCAGAACAGACTTTCTGGAGAAATACCAGAATGGATTGGTGAAAATCTGTTAAAGCTGATGATTCTTGGCTTGAGTTCAAATGCTTTTAAGGGGCACATCCCCGTGCAGGTGTGCCTCCTAGAATCCCTGAAAATCCTGGACCTTTCTTCAAATTATTTGTCAGGAGAGATTCCACGTTGTGTGGATAATTTCAAGGCCATGGCTGAGCGGGAAACTGTTCGTTCTTACATATATGATCCTTACACTGCCTACATAGAGGATGTGATCTTGACAGCAAAAGGGCGTCAATTTCACTTCCGCAAAGTTCTTCAATATGTGAAGTTACTAGATCTTTCTTCAAATGGTTTAACTGGGGAAATTCCTCAAGGAATTACAAGCCTAATAGGATTGATTTCCTTGAACCTGTCAAGAAATAATTTAATGGGGGCAATCCCGCCAAACATTGGTGCAATGGGCTATATGGAGTCTCTTGATTTATCAAGAAATCAGCTTTCATGCAGCATTCCAACCAACATGACAGACTTGTTGTTTCTTTCATGTTTAGATCTGTCGCATAACAGGTTGTCAGGATCAATTCCTTCAGGTAAACAGTTCGACACATTTGATGCAGTAACATATCAGGGGAATCACAACCTCTGTGGACCTCCCCTTGCGTACAATTGCTCAGAAGATAAATCATATGAAGATCCAAACTGTATTGACAAGGATGTAGGCAGAGAATTGGAAGCAGAAACAGGGCATGGATTACACATACCTCCATTCTATATGAGCATGGTACTTGGCTTCATTGTTGGTTTTTGGGGATTTTGGGGACCTTTATTACTAAAGACGTCCTGGAGGCATGCTTATTTCCGCTGCTTGGGTAACCTGATTGACCAGATTTATGTTCGGGTGATCGTTGCTGTAACCAGACTTCAGAGAAAGTTTCAAAGACAAGCCGCATGA
- the LOC131173443 gene encoding receptor-like protein EIX1 — translation MLPSLIDLSFFFCQLKILQQSLSFVNFTSLKVLCLSYNSFNSPISNWLVESSHTLHYLSLTRCQLHGSIPDAFVNFTSLAVLDFSYNNLHGSIPHNFGNMTSLVVLDLAFNSLEGSVPAILGLIQELQNIKHSPLRELHLSSNKLNGSLERILPQLSELVVLEVASNSLQGLITEVHLRKFSGLRVLDLSKTELILNAGSNWIPSFQLETLGLQSCHMGPKFPQWLQNQKKVLKMDISCASISDTTPNWFWDVSLSMKHLNLAHNKLRGRLPDLSPTASLLTLDLSYNLFSGTLPHFPLKMESPVLAGNAFSGPISPICDLLNVNNALRRLDLSENALSGSLPNCWTYGQNMVFLDLGYNMLSGQNP, via the coding sequence ATGTTACCTTCTCTGATTGATCTGAGTTTTTTCTTTTGTCAACTTAAAATCCTTCAACAATCTTTATCGTTTGTGAATTTTACTTCTTTGAAAGTTCTCTGCCTCTCTTATAATAGCTTTAATTCTCCCATATCCAATTGGTTGGTTGAAAGTAGTCATACTCTTCACTATCTGAGTCTCACAAGATGCCAATTGCACGGTTCCATTCCTGATGCTTTTGTCAACTTTACATCACTTGCTGTGCTTGATTTCTCCTACAACAATCTCCATGGTTCAATTCCACATAATTTTGGGAACATGACATCTCTTGTTGTTCTTGATCTCGCATTCAATAGTCTTGAAGGTTCAGTACCAGCAATTCTTGGTCTGATTCAGGAACTGCAAAACATTAAACATTCACCATTGAGAGAACTCCATCTGTCCTCCAATAAGTTGAATGGTTCTTTAGAAAGAATCCTTCCACAACTTTCAGAACTAGTTGTCTTGGAAGTGGCTTCAAATTCCTTGCAAGGTTTGATCACAGAGGTTCATTTACGGAAATTTAGTGGCTTGCGAGTACTTGACTTGTCTAAAACTGAGTTAATTCTAAATGCGGGTTCAAATTGGATTCCTTCTTTTCAACTTGAGACTCTAGGTTTGCAGTCGTGCCATATGGGTCCAAAATTTCCCCAGTGGCTCCAaaaccaaaagaaagttttgaaaATGGATATTTCTTGTGCAAGCATTTCAGACACTACACCCAATTGGTTTTGGGATGTTTCTCTGTCGATGAAGCACTTGAATCTTGCTCACAATAAACTCAGAGGGAGACTACCAGATTTATCACCAACAGCATCTCTGTTGACTCTGGATTTGAGTTACAACCTGTTTAGTGGTACCTTGCCTCATTTCCCCCTCAAAATGGAGTCACCAGTGCTAGCTGGGAATGCATTTTCCGGACCAATTTCTCCCATATGTGATCTGCTGAATGTAAATAATGCCCTACGTCGTCTTGACTTGTCTGAAAATGCTCTATCAGGATCGCTTCCAAATTGCTGGACATATGGGCAAAATATGGTTTTTCTGGATTTGGGATATAACATGTTGTCTGGCCAAAATCCCTGA